A single Primulina huaijiensis isolate GDHJ02 unplaced genomic scaffold, ASM1229523v2 scaffold5913, whole genome shotgun sequence DNA region contains:
- the LOC140970466 gene encoding uncharacterized protein, which produces MVAYTLLGFVRCYPSYEIKYIIENMKDKYGYQISYTKSSVQLLPKYKRALSKYNLGTVVEWKHLRANTEMSKTLNSVFWAFRPCVDGFRHCQKIISVDGTHLYTKYKHKMLIGVTLDREQSGSTPSIC; this is translated from the exons ATGGTGGCATATACGCTATTGGGATTTGTTCGTTGTTATCCTTCGTACGAGATTAAGTATATCATCGAAAATATGAAAGATAAATATGGATATCAAATCTCGTACACGAAG AGCTCCGTTCAATTACTTCCAAAATATAAGCGTGCTTTGTCCAAATATAATCTGGGCACAGTTGTGGAGTGGAAGCATCTCAGAGCCAACACTGAAATGAGTAAGACACTGAACTCTGTTTTTTGGGCATTCAGGCCCTGTGTTGATGGGTTTCGGCATTGTCAGAAAATAATCAGTGTCGATGGTACACATTTGTATACCAAATACAAGCACAAAATGTTGATAGGTGTCACTCTGGATAGGGAACAATCAGGTTCTACCCCTAGCATTTGCTAG
- the LOC140970356 gene encoding large ribosomal subunit protein bL21c-like, with protein sequence MAALSFCSSLAPNLSVNQNPATFYLSKTSISFLSHSLSSLKLNPKQAALSFIPKSSETEAAPSLTEPDTDKTDPEEEPVAQTAEPKREEVFAVVMVGSRQYIVHPGRYIYTQRLKGADVNDKITLNKVLLVGTKTSAYIGRPIVSNAVVHAIVEEQTLDKKVIVFKYKKKKNYRRNIGHRQPITRIRITSITGYESSPAATLPS encoded by the exons ATGGCGGCCCTTTCGTTCTGTTCCTCCCTCGCACCCAATCTCTCTGTAAATCAAAACCCAGCAACCTTTTATCTTTCTAAAACCAGCATTTCGTTCCTCTCTCATTCCCTCTCGTCTCTGAAGCTCAACCCTAAACAAGCCGCGTTGTCTTTCATACCCAAATCATCTGAAACAGAGGCCGCGCCTTCTTTGACTGAGCCGGATACCGATAAAACCGATCCGGAAGAAGAGCCCGTTGCTCAGACTGCGGAGCCCAAGCGCGAGGAAGTGTTTGCGGTTGTTATG GTTGGATCGAGGCAATACATCGTGCATCCTGGACGGTACATTTATACGCAGAGGCTTAAAGGTGCCGATGTGAATGACAAA ATCACTCTAAATAAAGTATTGCTTGTGGGAACGAAGACGAGTGCCTACATTGGAAGGCCAATCGTGTCCAATGCTGTAGTTCATGCCATCGTGGAAGAACAA ACATTGGACAAAAAGGTCATCGTGTTCAAgtacaagaaaaagaaaaactacCGAAGGAACATTGGGCACAGACAG CCCATTACCAGGATTAGAATCACGAGCATAACTGGTTATGAAAGCTCACCTGCTGCTACGCTTCCATCATAA
- the LOC140970394 gene encoding probable phosphopantothenoylcysteine decarboxylase isoform X1, translating to MGAGRGQNRGGAAGLGQGLAKPRCHPYVMANSKHDSSGMEVHQMNNASRKPRILLAASGSVAAIKFANLCHCFSEWAEVKAVATKASKHFIDTASLPKDVTLYTDEDEWSTWNKLGDSVLHIELRRWADIMVIAPLSANTLGKIAGGLCDNLLTCIIRAWDFSKPMFVAPAMNTFMWNNPFTERHLMVIDDLGISLIPPVSKRLACGDYGNGAMAEPSLIYSTIRLFFESRENSNGVTI from the exons ATGGGGGCAGGGCGTGGCCAAAATAGGGGCGGGGCAGCCGGGCTGGGCCAGGGTTTGGCCAAACCCCGTTGCCATCCCTAT GTTATGGCCAATTCAAAACATGACAGCTCTGGCATGGAGGTGCACCAAATGAACAATGCTTCTCGAAAGCCTCGTATTTTACTTGCTGCAAGTGGAAGTGTGGCagcaataaaatttgctaatcTTTGCCATTGCTTTTCCGAATGGGCAGAAGTAAAAGCAGTAGCTACCAAGGCCTCAAAGCATTTTATAGACACAGCATCGCTTCCTAAGGATGTGACACTTTATACTGATGAGGATGAATGGTCCACTTGGAACAAATTGGGTGACAGTGTCTTACATATTGAGCTACGAAGATGGGCTGATATTATGGTCATAGCTCCTTTATCGGCAAACACACTTGGCAag ATTGCTGGGGGATTGTGTGACAATTTACTGACCTGCATCATACGGGCATGGGACTTCAGTAAACCAATGTTCGTAGCCCCAGCCATGAATACCTTCATGTGGAATAACCCTTTTACAGAACGCCATCTCATGGTTATTGATGATCTTGGAATTTCCCTCATCCCACCCGTGTCAAAGCGGCTAGCCTGTGGAGATTATGGAAATGGTGCAATGGCCGAGCCTTCTCTCATTTACTCAACTATACGACTCTTCTTTGAGTCACGGGAGAATTCAAATGGCGTGACAATATAG
- the LOC140970394 gene encoding probable phosphopantothenoylcysteine decarboxylase isoform X2: MANSKHDSSGMEVHQMNNASRKPRILLAASGSVAAIKFANLCHCFSEWAEVKAVATKASKHFIDTASLPKDVTLYTDEDEWSTWNKLGDSVLHIELRRWADIMVIAPLSANTLGKIAGGLCDNLLTCIIRAWDFSKPMFVAPAMNTFMWNNPFTERHLMVIDDLGISLIPPVSKRLACGDYGNGAMAEPSLIYSTIRLFFESRENSNGVTI, translated from the exons ATGGCCAATTCAAAACATGACAGCTCTGGCATGGAGGTGCACCAAATGAACAATGCTTCTCGAAAGCCTCGTATTTTACTTGCTGCAAGTGGAAGTGTGGCagcaataaaatttgctaatcTTTGCCATTGCTTTTCCGAATGGGCAGAAGTAAAAGCAGTAGCTACCAAGGCCTCAAAGCATTTTATAGACACAGCATCGCTTCCTAAGGATGTGACACTTTATACTGATGAGGATGAATGGTCCACTTGGAACAAATTGGGTGACAGTGTCTTACATATTGAGCTACGAAGATGGGCTGATATTATGGTCATAGCTCCTTTATCGGCAAACACACTTGGCAag ATTGCTGGGGGATTGTGTGACAATTTACTGACCTGCATCATACGGGCATGGGACTTCAGTAAACCAATGTTCGTAGCCCCAGCCATGAATACCTTCATGTGGAATAACCCTTTTACAGAACGCCATCTCATGGTTATTGATGATCTTGGAATTTCCCTCATCCCACCCGTGTCAAAGCGGCTAGCCTGTGGAGATTATGGAAATGGTGCAATGGCCGAGCCTTCTCTCATTTACTCAACTATACGACTCTTCTTTGAGTCACGGGAGAATTCAAATGGCGTGACAATATAG
- the LOC140970400 gene encoding uncharacterized protein isoform X3, translating to MQKLLPLLFHQLEGFTIMQAPRSRTYSASFSCNRMKRSIQLISRLIMSVYLHKWGIEELQQLEMMLEPILKRVTARKIEIMCKELPAPLQTKEFGNASSPRAQSSEFRHCDQEISGPIFNMMNLEGACFPYSQIVKNIPTAQSGVRNYPEKWIPPPTDVYKANFAGANFQAMNASGTGVVVRNWRGEFMAAQARFLPEQMDENAASSMAAKSAVEFAVEYYFTRIILEGDSHDTINILEGSDENNPPDTTCTLQEAKSYVKQLDRCSFSHVERSGNTAAHMVAQYAINVKDEAVWLIEEPEYLNQILLVDAIHLNS from the exons GATCGAGGACATACTCCGCAAGTTTTTCATGCAATCGGATGAAGAGAAGCATTCAACTGATTTCCAG GCTCATAATGAGCGTGTATCTTCACAAATGGGGAATAGAAGAATTGCAGCAGCTGGAAATGATGCTTGAACCAATACTTAAACGCGTCACGGCAagaaag ATAGAAATTATGTGCAAAGAATTGCCTGCTCCTCTTCAAACAAAA GAATTTGGAAATGCGAGCAGTCCTAGAGCTCAATCATCCGAATTCAGGCATTGTGATCAAGAAATTTCAGGTCCCATATTTAATATGATGAATCTTGAAGGAGCCTGTTTTCCATATTCTCAGATAGTAAAGAATATTCCCACGGCTCAATCTGGAGTTAGAAATTATCCAGAAAAATGGATTCCACCACCCACAGATGTCTACAAAGCTAATTTTGCTGGAGCCAATTTCCAAGCAATGAATGCTTCTGGAACCGGGGTCGTTGTCCGGAACTGGAGGGGTGAATTTATGGCCGCTCAAGCCAGGTTCTTACCAGAACAAATGGATGAAAACGCCGCATCTTCAATGGCTGCGAAATCTGCAGTTGAATTTGCTGTCGAGTACTATTTCACACGCATTATACTGGAAGGCGATTCACACGATACAATCAATATACTCGAGGGATCTGACGAAAATAATCCTCCAGATACTACCTGTACCTTGCAGGAGGCTAAGAGCTATGTCAAACAATTAGATCGCTGTTCCTTTTCGCACGTAGAAAGATCGGGTAACACTGCTGCCCATATGGTTGCCCAATACGCGATAAACGTCAAGGACGAAGCCGTCTGGCTTATTGAAGAACCGGAATATCTTAACCAAATCTTGCTTGTTGATGCAATTCATCTGAATTCTTGA